In Melopsittacus undulatus isolate bMelUnd1 chromosome 6, bMelUnd1.mat.Z, whole genome shotgun sequence, the following proteins share a genomic window:
- the GDPD2 gene encoding LOW QUALITY PROTEIN: glycerophosphoinositol inositolphosphodiesterase GDPD2 (The sequence of the model RefSeq protein was modified relative to this genomic sequence to represent the inferred CDS: inserted 1 base in 1 codon) — protein MADPPSCGRPCATCLLCLYSCQWITAKKEKRKGLRTTKGDCSWFLFLFCVFLFTLVWLYFAIIILNDFHNFNEFIFKQRKLWLDWSLVLLIATAVLITYSTVLLVLALCLQLCGQPLKLHWLHKALLILTALVVAAAFTGLGIKWAEEWRSARTSLQATGPFLHIGIVVGMTILAWPLASFIYRTRKTGLKVFLLILYCMVMIMLYLAPLGITSPCIMEENELPPKPALVGHRGAPMLAPENTLMSLQKAVDCNVQVFETDIMVSADGVPFLMHDEELTRTTNVQDVFPERAALNSTAFNWTDLQQLDAGSWFLERRPFPTVQSLSDGDRYWATKQRIPSLKEVLQATKQSNLSIMFDLRPENHSDYQSFVNATLEVILQSGIPLQQVLWLPDGFREQVKQQAPDIQQVYGRKRLQDEKEPPLHVNLPYQDMSSEEIRQYHRDNISVNLYVVNQPWLFSVLWCSGVSSVTTNACQVLKEMKHPIWLLVSDPLILHHAPHPCASGACGSLFCPSPGQPAAWRMAFALHCAGVEQKGCWHTTPGWXLMSCLVSLQPSSTYLMIWVVVDCFSFLTILWAFFLVKKCSQRRRPAESETDVLLTKINSLMQE, from the exons ATGGCAGACCCTCCCAGCTGCGGCCGGCCCTGCGCCACGTGCCTGCTCTGCCTCTACAGCTGCCAGTGGATCACTGCcaagaaggagaagaggaagggcCTGCGAACCACCAAG GGCGACTGCAGCTggttccttttcctcttctgtgtcTTCCTCTTCACACTGGTGTGGCTGTACTTTGCCATCATCATCCTCAATGATTTCCACAACTTCAATGA GTTCATCTTCAAGCAGAGGAAGTTGTGGCTGGACTGGTCGCTGGTCTTGCTCATAGCCACGGCTGTGCTGATCACCTACTCCACTGTGCTTCTG GTCCTTGCTCTGTGCTTGCAGCTCTGTGGCCAGCCCTTGAAGCTACACTGGCTGCACAAG GCCCTGCTGATCCTCACTGCTCTGGTGGTGGCTGCAGCCTTCACAGGGTTGGGAATAAAGTGGGCGGAGGAGTGGAGAAGTGCACGTACCTCCCTGCAG GCAACAGGCCCCTTTCTGCATATTGGAATTGTGGTGGGAATGACAATCCTCGCCTGGCCCCTGGCCAGCTTCATCTATCGTACCCGCAAGACAG GTCTCAAGGTGTTTCTACTGATTCTGTATTGCATGGTGATGATCATGCTGTATCTGGCTCCCCTGGGGATCACCTCTCCTTGCATCATGGAGGAGAACGAGCTGCCCCCCAAGCCAGCCCTGGTTGGCCACCGAGGAGCACCCATG CTGGCCCCTGAAAACACCCTCATGTCACTGCAGAAGGCAGTGGACTGCAATGTGCAAGTCTTTGAGACAGACATCATGGTGAG TGCTGACGGGGTCCCATTCCTCATGCATGATGAGGAGCTCACCAGGACCACCAACGTGCAGGATGTGTTCCCTGAGAGGGCTGCCCTGAACAGCACCGCCTTCAACTGGACagacctgcagcagctggatgcGGGCAGCTGGTTCCTGGAG CGGAGGCCGTTTCCCACCGTGCAGAGTCTCTCTGATGGCGATCGCTACTGGGCGACTAAACAGAGGATCCCATCCCTGAAGGAGGTGCTACAGGCAACCAAGCAGAGCAACCTCTCCATCATGTTTGACCTCCGGCCCGAGAACCACAGTGACTACCAGAGCTTCGTCAATGCCACCCTGGAAGTGATCTTACAGTCGGGCATCCCACTGCAGCAG GTCCTCTGGCTGCCGGATGGCTTCCGGGAACAGGTCAAACAGCAAGCCCCAGACATTCAGCAAGTTTACGGACGGAAGAGACTCCAGGATGAGAAGGAGCCACCACTGCACGTGAATCTGCCCTACCAGGACATGAGCTCTGAGGAGATCAG GCAGTACCATCGGGACAACATCTCTGTCAACCTGTATGTGGTGAACCAGCCCTGGCTCTTCTCAGTGCTGTGGTGCTCTGGGGTAAGCTCTGTCACCACCAATGCCTGCCAGGTGCTCAAGGAGATGAAACACCCCATCTGGCTGCTTGTAAGTGACCCCTTGATCCTTCACCATGCCCCACACCCCTGTGCCTCAGGTGCATGTGGGTCCCTTttctgccccagccctgggcagCCAGCTGCCTGGAGGATGGCTTTTGCTCTGCACTGTGCTGGCGTAGAGCAGAAGGGATGCTGGCACACCACCCCTGGCT GACTCATGTCTTGTCTCGTTTCcttgcagcccagcagcacgTACCTCATGATCTGGGTTGTTGTggactgcttttccttcctcaccATCCTCTGGGCCTTCTTCTTGGTCAA GAAATGCTCACAGAGAAGACGGCCAGCGG AGTCCGAGACAGACGTGCTGCTCACAAAGATCAACAGCTTGATGCAGGAGTGA